Proteins co-encoded in one Microcebus murinus isolate Inina chromosome 5, M.murinus_Inina_mat1.0, whole genome shotgun sequence genomic window:
- the LOC105875843 gene encoding LOW QUALITY PROTEIN: uncharacterized protein LOC105875843 (The sequence of the model RefSeq protein was modified relative to this genomic sequence to represent the inferred CDS: inserted 1 base in 1 codon; deleted 2 bases in 2 codons): protein MDPVSEGEGTGWGGRRRGQGLFFIPASSFAPHLRAAAARRXSGLAGLLGPVPAPAPAPACGGSGGAHPPAPLPLPGRLAAFPTHRRGSAAGLGRAPALAEDPRPSQAPPAKPALSAGPAGRDWRRGGAFFRRECAGLTPFAPPRVAPNAESWPWGCGWKALRWRWAWPAARAGGAVARRAPSSSRRGRRPRWTPGGPRRGGAWGEGEQRAGCRSL, encoded by the exons ATGGACCCCGTGtcggagggggaggggacggggtggggagggaggcggcgAGGACAGGGTTTATTTTTCATCCCGGCTTCTTCCTTCGCGCCGCATCTTCGGGCGGCCGCGGCGAGGA GCTCGGGGCTGGCTGGCCTTCTCGGCCCGGTCCCCGCtccggccccggccccagcctgcggcggcagcggcggcgcaCACCCGCCCGCGCCGCTGCCCCTTCCCGGCCGCCTTGCCGCCTTCCCGACGCACCGCCGAGGATCCGCGGCCGGGCTCGGCCGAGCCCCAGCACTT GCGGAGGATCCGCGGCCCAGCCAGGCGCCTCCTGCGAAGCCCGCGCTGTCCGCCGGGCCGGCCGGAAGAGACTGGCGCCGTGGCGGCGCTTTTTTTCGCCGAGAATGCGCTGGCCTGACGCCGTTCGCGCCCCCCCGAGTCGCCCCGAATGCGGAATCCTGGCCGTGGGGTTGCGGTTGGAAGGCGCTAAGATGGCGCTGGGCCTGGCCGGCCGCCAGGGCTGGTGGCGCAGTTGCTCGGCGGGCGCCATCTTCC TCGCGGCGCGGGCGGCGCCCTCGGTGGACGCCTGGCGGGCCGCGGCGCGGCGGGGCCTGGGGCGAGGGGGAGCAGCGCGCGGGGTGCCGGAGTCTGTAG